In Anseongella ginsenosidimutans, one genomic interval encodes:
- the phoU gene encoding phosphate signaling complex protein PhoU — protein MKHLEEDLQRLKSNMVDMSNLVISQIHKGITALINNDKAMAREVIFNEKRVNAYELRIDKDCENIITLQNPMAHDMRFVFATLKINSNMERIGDNAEGIAKYAMDVEKDLDNALIEKTRLLEMTDTVKLMIANAAEAYLNNNGNLGRAIFNQDMILDEINAQATGIIADYVKHNPDNIIQALYLLSIIRKLERVGDHITNIAEEVIFYLEAKILKHGKKDED, from the coding sequence ATGAAACATCTTGAAGAAGATCTTCAGCGGCTGAAATCCAATATGGTTGACATGTCCAACCTGGTGATCAGCCAGATACACAAAGGCATCACCGCGCTTATCAACAACGACAAGGCGATGGCCCGCGAGGTGATTTTCAATGAAAAGCGCGTAAATGCCTACGAACTGAGAATCGACAAAGACTGTGAGAATATAATTACCCTCCAGAACCCCATGGCGCATGATATGCGTTTCGTGTTTGCGACGCTCAAGATCAACTCGAACATGGAACGGATAGGCGACAATGCCGAAGGTATTGCCAAATACGCCATGGACGTTGAAAAAGACCTGGACAATGCCCTTATAGAAAAAACACGCCTGCTGGAAATGACCGACACGGTAAAGCTAATGATCGCTAACGCGGCCGAAGCTTACCTGAACAATAACGGGAACCTTGGACGTGCCATCTTTAACCAGGATATGATCCTGGACGAGATCAACGCACAGGCCACCGGTATCATCGCCGATTACGTAAAACATAACCCGGACAATATTATCCAGGCCCTTTATCTCTTGTCCATTATCAGAAAACTGGAACGGGTAGGGGATCATATTACCAATATTGCCGAAGAAGTGATCTTTTACCTGGAGGCGAAGATATTGAAGCATGGGAAGAAAGATGAAGACTAG